The following coding sequences are from one Lolium rigidum isolate FL_2022 chromosome 6, APGP_CSIRO_Lrig_0.1, whole genome shotgun sequence window:
- the LOC124662294 gene encoding 60S ribosomal export protein NMD3-like produces MASPRLPSGDTLFLPPPSHPAAGACTTLCCACGVPMPPNAANTCARCLRARVDVTEGAPRHAAVVYCPSCSSYLEPPRRWTRAAPESPELMQLLLRRVQRPLPRLGLSLTAAEFVFTEPHSKRLKLRLRLRREVLRGVALEQDHAVEFAVHDRLCDACGRARADPDQWCAVVQLRQRASHRRTLLHLEQRLASLGAADSAIRVEPTAGGLDFFFASRSRAAGLVALITSLAPARTDTAKQLVSHDTKSNSYRYKHAFSVELCPVCRDDLVFLPRDASRSLGGLGPLVLCVKVTDTLALLDASTHRVVHLGMKEYDRHRFEPVLNSRQLVEYVVLDVDPSPAAGDATAAKFGYQTAYAQVARASELGRNDAIVTVRTHLGHLLGPGDRALGYDLRGANANGQDIENYGQSHCLPDAVLVKKIYEKGGGDKMHQAGSNPDDGVVDIDEIAMGIGGIDLDPADEVELDELLEDLRL; encoded by the coding sequence ATGGCGTCGCCGCGTCTGCCGTCCGGAGACACGCTGTTCCTCCCTCCTCCGTCGCATCCCGCCGCCGGCGCGTGCACGACGCTATGCTGCGCGTGCGGCGTCCCGATGCCGCCCAATGCAGCCAACACCTGCGCGCGCTGCCTCCGCGCGCGCGTCGACGTCACGGAGGGGGCGCCGCGCCACGCCGCCGTGGTGTACTGCCCCTCGTGCTCCTCCTATCTGGAGCCCCCGCGGCGCTGGACGCGCGCCGCGCCGGAGTCGCCCGAGCTCATGCAACTGCTCCTCCGCCGCGTCCAGCGCCCGCTCCCGCGCCTCGGCCTCTCCCTCACCGCCGCCGAGTTCGTCTTCACCGAGCCGCACTCCAAGCGCTTGAAactgcgcctccgcctccgccgcgagGTACTCCGCGGCGTCGCGCTGGAGCAGGACCACGCCGTCGAGTTTGCTGTCCATGACCGCCTCTGCGACGCCTGCGGGCGGGCCAGGGCCGACCCGGACCAGTGGTGCGCCGTCGTGCAGCTGCGGCAGCGCGCGTCGCACCGCCGCACGCTGCTCCACCTCGAGCAGCGTCTGGCCAGCCTCGGTGCCGCCGACTCGGCAATCCGCGTCGAGCCTACCGCTGGAGGTCTCGACTTCTTCTTCGCGTCCCGGTCCCGCGCCGCCGGCCTCGTTGCCCTGATCACCTCGCTCGCGCCGGCGCGCACGGACACGGCGAAGCAGCTCGTGTCGCACGACACCAAGAGCAACTCGTACCGCTATAAACACGCCTTCTCCGTGGAGCTCTGCCCTGTGTGCCGCGACGACCTCGTGTTTCTCCCAAGGGATGCCTCACGCTCGCTCGGCGGGCTTGGGCCGCTCGTGCTCTGCGTGAAGGTCACCGACACGCTGGCCCTGCTCGACGCCTCCACCCACCGCGTCGTGCACCTCGGCATGAAGGAGTACGACCGTCACAGGTTCGAGCCCGTGCTCAACAGCCGGCAGCTCGTGGAGTACGTCGTGCTGGACGTGGATCCCTCGCCGGCCGCTGGCGACGCCACGGCCGCGAAGTTCGGGTACCAGACGGCGTACGCGCAGGTGGCCCGGGCATCGGAGCTGGGTAGgaacgacgccatcgtcaccgtgagGACGCACCTCGGCCACCTCTTGGGCCCCGGCGACCGCGCTCTTGGCTACGACCTACGCGGCGCCAATGCCAACGGCCAGGACATCGAGAACTACGGGCAGAGCCATTGCTTGCCGGACGCGGTGCTCGTCAAGAAGATCTACGAGAAGGGTGGGGGTGATAAGATGCATCAGGCAGGGAGCAATCCTGATGACGGCGTGGTCGACATTGATGAGATTGCTATGGGGATAGGAGGCATTGATCTCGATCCGGCTGATGAGGTGGAGCTTGATGAGTTGCTCGAGGACCTCAGACTTTAG